The Thiovulum sp. ES region ACACCAAACGAAAATATCCTACTTGGTGGTAGTGTTACTTTTAATTCTGATGGTTCTCTTGCAAGTGCAAACCCATCGACTCTTAAATTTACAGGAAACAACGGTTCTACTGAAAATCAAGTTATCGATTTAGATTTAGGTTCAATTGGTGGATTTGGTGGATTGACTTCATACAATGCTGAGACAAAAACAGCGGGAATTTCTCAAGATGG contains the following coding sequences:
- a CDS encoding Flagellar hook-basal body protein FlaE (PFAM: Flagellar basal body protein FlaE), coding for TPNENILLGGSVTFNSDGSLASANPSTLKFTGNNGSTENQVIDLDLGSIGGFGGLTSYNAETKTAGISQDG